The DNA segment GGCAAATCTGTTCCACCAAGGCGGCATTATGTTCTTCCTTCACCTTAGTCAGATAGAGTCGGCAACCCCGGTATCCGGGACCGCTTTCCTGGAAGAGGTAGACAGCTGAACCGTTTTCCTGCAGGTTGCTGCGGGTCAGCTTGTTGGCCATGATGAAGACCGCTGTACCGTCATCGCCAATGTGGGGGCGGGAGTAGATGGCGGCGTTGACTTTGCCGTCCTGGCCGGCGGTGGCAAGCACCCCGGTGCCTCTGGTGTCATTGAAGTAGTTTTTCAAGTCCATGCTGTTCCTCCAACACTATTGTCTGTGTGCATTGATGATGGTTAAAGCATGCGGACCGTCCGCATGCCATCGATTGTTCACTGTTGTTTGAGGAGATCGGTCAGGGCTTCCGAAACCGTGGGAAAACGGAAAACGTAGCCAGCCTCCCGCAGGTTTTCCGGTGAAACCCTTTGCCCGCCGAGAAGCACAGTCGACATCTCCCCGAAGGCCAGTTTCAGCACCAGGGCCGGAATGCCGATCGGCAGCACCCGGCGATCAAGGGCCTGTGCCAGCTGTCGGGTGAATTCATCATTGGTGACCGATTCCGGTGCAACGCAGTTGAAAGGGCCGGAAAGTGCAGGTTTGTCAACCAGGAAAGCAAAGATGCTGGCAAGTTCACCCTGGTGAATCCAGGAAAACCATTGCCTGCCGGATCCCAGGCGGCTGCCAAGTCCCAGCCTGAAAGCCGGCAGCATCTTGCCCAGGACCCCGCCTGTGGCTCCCAGCACCAGGCCGAAACGGCAGCGCACCACCCGGGCGCCGTACTCCTCGGCCCGCAATGCTTCCCGTTCCCAATCCTGAGCCAGGTGGCCAAGAAAATCAGTTCCGGGACTGCTTTGTTCGGTCAGCAGCTCATCCCCCCGGTCGCCGTAATAACCCACTGCCGAAGTGCTCAGGAGGGCAATCTGCCGACCCTTGGCGGCCGCCATTTCGATGCCGTCAACCAGATGGTGGGTGGTGTTGATGCGGCTGTTGCGAATCTCATCCTTCTTGCTTTCGGTCCAACGGCCAATAATCGAAGCGCCGGCCAGGTTGATCGCCATGTCGTGGTCGGCCAGGGTCTCCTGCCATGATCCCGGCACGTTGGGGTCGCCTTGGCAGTAGCTGGCTCCGGATGGCAGGATGCGGCCTGAACGGATTTTTCGAGTCAACACCGTAACCTTATGGCCAGCCTCCACCAATTTTTTGGCCAGGTGGCTGCCGACAAAGCCAGTGCCGCCAGTGATAAAGATTTTCATGTTGCCCTCCTTGGATTGAAAACAACTCCCAAAGTTTTTTGAACAATACTATCTGCTCTATCTGTACAGCTTTAACTGCTGCAGGTGCAACTGAATAGAGTGAGCTATTGCCAGCTAACAATATAAAGACTATATTGTTTATCGTGTTTTTAAATAGTCTGCAAGCCTAAAATACTGTTGGAGATAACAGATTGCTCGCCGGGGTTGATTGTTGTAGGGCAGCGCAAAGGGAAATCAGGGGAGCATGCTCAACTGCACCACGCTTTGAAAATGGCTGACCAGGTAATAGGTTTGTACGCGGACCACCAGCAAGGCACACGAGGGATCCAGAACGAATGTCTTCAACAGCGGGTGGCGAGCGAGATAAAGTGGCAGGAATTCTTCCTTCTCGGTGTCTGTCGCTTCGGTGGCGGTGCCAACTGTGGTTACGGCGATGGCATCGCGGAAATCTTCTACCCGATTGGACCGGTTGTCGATGAGCAGGGAGACATGCGGATTGATGTCAAGGTTGGCGTATTTACGGCTTGTTCGCATGGTGGCGACAAGCAGCCGAGTGAGGTCTTCGGTGGCAGCAAAGGCCACTAAGCTCGTGTAAGGTGCATTGTTGTTGCTGGTGGCCAGTACGGCCAGCGGCTGTGATTGAAATAGGAATGTGAGTTGCTCCATGAATGCGGCCGATTCAGACATCCTCTTGCTCCTTTCCATGCTGTTAGACATTCTTTTGCCGTTGCCGTTCAAGCGGGTAGAACAAGCATAAGGGTAAGCAGATGACAGCCCTGAGCCGGCTTCTTCCATGTTCACCACTCACCACTGCATGTGGCCTGACTGCCGTTTCCCCAGAGTCAATGTACGACAGTATGCCTATGCGCAGCAAGAATTAAAAAGGTCAAAACCATCATGGGGGAAAGAGGGCGTTGGGTGGCAGGGCATATCGCCAAGGGAACAGTCCCGGCACAGCGTCTGGTTGATGATGGGGTCCCCCACTGGACATACTGGCTTTATCCGGCAATAATCTATTATGATAATAGTTTTTATTTGATTTAGCAGGCCAGATCTGGTAGGAGGAGTTTCCAACGGCAAAACTAAAAGTGGAAAAGTTTATTTTCACCCTTGAAAATTGTCTATTATGTTTTATATTAAGAATGACCAGCCTATTTGTTGCAGCTTGGTTGACGGAAATGATGGTAAAAAATAGTCGTAGGAAATAATTGAAACTGAAAAAGTTAAAAACAGAGGAGGGGAGTATGCAGAAAGTCAAAATGGTGATGGCTCTTTTTTTGATGTCATTGATGCTGGTGCCGATGGCTCAGGCCGACAATGCCCTGCGGGAGCAGGCCAAGGGAATGATTGTTCCCATTCCCAGTGCGCCGCCGGCCTTGAAGGGCAATCAGGCGACGCTAGCCAAGGTTGAGCTGGGCAAGGTTCTGTACTTTGATCCCCGTTTGTCCCGCAGTGCATTGATCAGCTGCAATACCTGCCACAACGTCGGGCTTGGCGGCGCCGACTTCCAGGAAACGTCCACCGGCCATGGCTGGCAACGCGGACCGCGGAATGCCCCGACGGTGCATAATTCGGTCTATAATTTTGCCCAGTTCTGGGATGGTCGGGCCAAAGACCTGGCGGAACAGGCCAAAGGGCCGGTGCAGGCCGGCGTTGAGATGAACAACACGCCGGAAAATGTCATCATCACCCTGAAAAGCATGCCAGAGTATATTGCCCTGTTCCAAAAGGCCTTTCCCGGCGAAAAGGATCCGGTGACCTTTGACA comes from the Candidatus Anaeroferrophillus wilburensis genome and includes:
- a CDS encoding pyridoxamine 5'-phosphate oxidase family protein, whose product is MDLKNYFNDTRGTGVLATAGQDGKVNAAIYSRPHIGDDGTAVFIMANKLTRSNLQENGSAVYLFQESGPGYRGCRLYLTKVKEEHNAALVEQICQRCKLHEPSGEAKDLAVVSFTIDQVLSLIGSGEVLDPTA
- a CDS encoding pyridoxamine 5'-phosphate oxidase family protein gives rise to the protein MEQLTFLFQSQPLAVLATSNNNAPYTSLVAFAATEDLTRLLVATMRTSRKYANLDINPHVSLLIDNRSNRVEDFRDAIAVTTVGTATEATDTEKEEFLPLYLARHPLLKTFVLDPSCALLVVRVQTYYLVSHFQSVVQLSMLP
- a CDS encoding TIGR01777 family oxidoreductase, translated to MKIFITGGTGFVGSHLAKKLVEAGHKVTVLTRKIRSGRILPSGASYCQGDPNVPGSWQETLADHDMAINLAGASIIGRWTESKKDEIRNSRINTTHHLVDGIEMAAAKGRQIALLSTSAVGYYGDRGDELLTEQSSPGTDFLGHLAQDWEREALRAEEYGARVVRCRFGLVLGATGGVLGKMLPAFRLGLGSRLGSGRQWFSWIHQGELASIFAFLVDKPALSGPFNCVAPESVTNDEFTRQLAQALDRRVLPIGIPALVLKLAFGEMSTVLLGGQRVSPENLREAGYVFRFPTVSEALTDLLKQQ